A genomic region of Xyrauchen texanus isolate HMW12.3.18 chromosome 29, RBS_HiC_50CHRs, whole genome shotgun sequence contains the following coding sequences:
- the LOC127623263 gene encoding fibroblast growth factor 7-like has product MRKWTLPWKLPDLLCGLWLHVVLVLSRICMCDGEGVAGQLSVTDCFKHERHSRNYDYMEGGDVRIRRLYSRTQWFLTVDEYGNINGTQDPNNCYSVLEIRTISEGGVLAIKGLKSQYYISMNRTGMLQGKKDYNDSCNFKELFLENYYTAYSSVKWIKNGKEMFISLSQKGRPLKGKKTRKESIASHFIPRKCNED; this is encoded by the exons ATGCGCAAATGGACGCTGCCATGGAAACTGCCAGACTTGCTGTGTGGACTGTGGTTGCACGTCGTGCTGGTCTTAAGCCGTATATGCATGTGTGACGGCGAGGGGGTCGCTGGTCAGTTGTCTGTGACCGACTGTTTCAAGCACGAACGCCACTCCAGGAACTACGACTACATGGAAGGAGGGGACGTTAGAATCCGACGCCTCTACAGTCGCACACAATGGTTCCTCACAGTCGACGAGTATGGGAACATCAACGGAACACAGGACCCCAACAACTGTTACA GTGTTCTGGAGATCAGGACCATTTCAGAGGGTGGCGTGTTGGCCATAAAAGGACTGAAGAGCCAGTATTATATTTCCATGAACCGCACCGGAATGTTACAAGGCAAG AAAGACTATAACGACAGCTGCAACTTCAAAGAGTTGTTTTTAGAAAACTACTACACAGCATACTCATCTGTGAAATGGATTAAAAATGGCAAAGAGATGTTCATCTCTCTGTCACAGAAGGGGAGACCACTGAAAGGAAAGAAGACAAGGAAAGAAAGTATCGCTTCTCACTTCATCCCTCGAAAGTGCAATGAAGATTAA
- the LOC127623262 gene encoding tRNA-uridine aminocarboxypropyltransferase 1-like, whose translation MSDQDCPTEERSSLSGLLLASHAPLDDAQRAGRLKCSRCGSSRMFYCYSCCALVGLESQDVPSVKLPVKIDIIKHPNETDGKSTAVQARLLAPQDVTIYTYPCIPELDQSAENIVLVFPGPDAMMVEQLWEYFSAGGESSDGEPKTKRLKAEKQSDAAADTHTCPIQRVVFIDSTWNQTTRIITDERLQALPTVELKSRRTCFWRHQQGCPDTYLATIEAIYYFLKDLHNHYFSEYKGEYDNLLFFFSFLHKLINKAKQAAGKEKRPQMTCDTGTHHTNKMLQL comes from the exons ATGTCGGATCAGGATTGCCCAACAGAGGAGAGGAGTTCTCTGAGCGGTCTGCTGCTCGCCTCGCACGCCCCGCTGGATGACGCGCAGCGCGCCGGACGGTTGAAGTGCTCGCGATGCGGCTCGTCGCGTATGTTCTACTGCTACAGCTGCTGTGCATTGGTCGGGTTGGAGTCACAGGACGTACCGAGCGTCAAG cTTCCGGTGAAGATTGACATCATCAAACACCCAAATGAAACAGACGGAAAGAGCACCGCAGTGCAGGCTAGACTGCTTGCTCCACAGGACGTCACCATCTACACCTACCCCTGTATCCCGGAGCTCGACCAGTCTGCAGAAAAT ATCGTGCTGGTGTTTCCCGGTCCAGACGCCATGATGGTTGAGCAGTTATGGGAGTATTTTTCCGCAGGTGGAGAGAGCTCCGATGGTGAGCCGAAAACAAAGAGGTTAAAGGCTGAGAAACAGAGTGACGCAGCTGCTGATACACACACCTGTCCAATTCAAAGAGTCGTTTTCATCGACAGCACATGGAACCAAACCACCAGAATCATCACAGATGAACGTCTACAAG CTTTACCAACTGTGGAGCTCAAGAGCAGAAGAACCTGTTTTTGGCGGCACCAGCAAGGATGTCCGGACACATACCTAGCGACCATAGAGGCCATTTACTACTTCCTGAAGGACCTTCACAACCACTATTTCTCAGAGTACAAAGGAGAATATGATAATCTGCTCTTCTTTTTCTCATTCCTGCATAAGCTCATCAACAAAGCCAAACAGGCTGCTGGGAAAGAAAAAAGACCTCAAATGACTTGTGACACAGGGACACACCATACCAATAAAATGCTCCAGCTGTGA